From a single Ascaphus truei isolate aAscTru1 chromosome 2, aAscTru1.hap1, whole genome shotgun sequence genomic region:
- the LOC142474823 gene encoding speriolin-like, producing the protein MELLQSHDLEALRNENVRLLTENGELRKMVGLMQENLELRCTLRDHESTVRSLSPSGKEHKESKSMDKKDDANVPRCRDPKQLQRCQRIVGEISFQLDRRILSSIFLEQSRLYGYTVSNVQEKILQATSCPLTNKVDESQRGEMNRRFMDIMNRLKKYGYDPRVHPTFSEYLVNTYGIMKDRPLPGTSELVSYSDPEVIRKMAAEAMPADVLKDVDVLLKCLINLAKEDGKPLFIW; encoded by the exons ATGGAGCTGTTACAGAGCCATGACCTTGAAGCGCTGAGAAATGAGAATGTCAGGCTGCTGACAGAAAATGGAGAGCTGCGTAAGATGGTGGGCCTGATGCAGGAGAACCTAGAGTTGCGCTGCACTCTGAGAGACCATGAAAGCACCGTGCGCAGCCTATCACCCTCCGGGAAGGAGCACAAGGAATCCAAGTCCATGG ATAAAAAAGACGACGCCAATGTCCCCCGATGCCGAG ACCCCAAACAGCTCCAACGTTGCCAACGAATTGTAGGCGAAATTTCCTTTCAGCTTGATCGAAGGATCCTCTCGTCCATTTTCCTGGAGCAGAGCCGACTCTACGGATACACTGTATCGAACGTTCAGGAGAAAATCTTGCAG GCAACCTCCTGCCCGTTAACCAATAAGGTGGATGAGTCTCAGAGAGGTGAGATGAACCGACGCTTCATGGACATTATGAACCGGCTAAAGAAGTATGGCTATGACCCCCGTGTGCATCCCACCTTCTCAGAGTACCTGGTCAACACCTATGGCATTATGAAGGACCGGCCACTCCCTGGAACTAGCGAACTAGTATCATACAGTGACCCTGAGGTCATCCGGAAGATGGCGGCTGAGGCCATGCCAGCCGATGTGCTGAAGGATGTGGATGTCCTCCTCAAATGTCTGATCAACCTGGCCAAAGAGGATGGAAAGCCTCTGTTCATCTGGTAG